The nucleotide sequence GTTACGGATATGCTTGCTTAAAAGGATTAGAATACATAGCAAATTCTGATAAAACACCTGATATTATTGTTTTTTTAGATGGCGATTACAGTGATTACCCTGAACAACTGATCGAAATAGTAAACCCTATTATAACAAATGATATCGATTTTGTAATTGGAGCACGAGTAAAACGACTACGAGAATCAGGATCTATGACTCCTCAACAAGTTTTTGGAAACTGGTTAGCTACATTTTTAATGAAAATCATGTTTCGAGCCAAGTTTACAGATTTAGGGCCATTTCGAGCTATAAAATACGATAAGCTCTTAGCGTTAGATATGCAAGATGAGACCTACGGTTGGACAGTAGAAATGCAATTAAAAGCATTAAAACAAAAATTATCGTACATAGAAATTCCTGTAAAATATAAACGAAGAATAGGGGTCTCAAAAGTTTCAGGAACTGTAAAAGGTACTATCTTTGCAGGGTTCAAAATTTTAAGTTGGATTTTTAAATATAGTTTTAAGTAATGATATTAGAAACCATAATTATATTAATTTACTCAACAGCACTCATACTTATTTTTATGTATGCGCTAGCTCAGTTAAATCTATTATTTAATTATATCACTGCACAAAAAAAAGACACAAAATGTGAGCAGTTTAACTTAAAAAATAAAAACGAAATTCCTTACGTAACTATACAACTTCCTGTATATAATGAATTATACGTAATGGATCGATTACTCGATAACATTGCTAAAATAAAATATCCAAAGGATAAGTTAGAGATACAGGTTTTAGATGACTCTACAGATGAGTCTATACAAACTACGGCTAAACGTATTAAAGAATTACAAATAACTGGTTTAGATATTCAACACATTCGTCGTGAAAATCGAGTTGGATTTAAAGCTGGTGCACTTAAAGAAGGTCTTACTACAGCAAAAGGTGAGTTTATTGCTATTTTTGATGCAGATTTTCTTCCAAAAGAAGATTGGTTAGAATGTACAATTCCTTATTTTAAAGATTCAGAAATAGGTGTTGTACAAACACGATGGGGTCATATAAATCGTAATTACTCTACATTAACAAAAGTACAAGCCTTTGCACTAGATGCCCATTTTACCTTAGAGCAAGTAGGCCGAAATAGTAAAGGGCATTTTATTAATTTTAATGGTACAGCTGGGGTATGGCGCAAAGAATGTATTATTGATGCCGGTAATTGGGAAGGAGATACACTTACAGAAGATCTAGATCTTAGTTATAGAGCACAACTTAAAAACTGGAAATTTAAATATTTAGAGAATGTTGAAACCCCTGCCGAACTTCCTGTAGTTATTAGTGCTGCACGTTCTCAGCAATTTAGATGGAATAAAGGTGGTGCAGAAAATTTCAGAAAAATGCTTTGGAAAGTTTTACAGAGTAAAAATATTTCATTTAAAAGTAAAGTGCATGGTATTTTACATTTACTTAATAGCACTATGTTTTTAAGTATTTTAATTGTAGCTATCTTAAGCATTCCGATGTTGTATATAAAAAATGAATATGCACATTTAAAAACATACTTTATAGTAATGAGTTTCTTTGTTATAAGTACTCTTATTTTCTTTATATGCTATTGGTTTATGTATAAAAGTATTTATGGTAGTGGTATTAAAAATTTCGCTAAATATGTAGGTACTTTTTTCACATTTTTCTCGATAGCAATGGGGTTTTCGCTTCATAATTCTATAGCTGTTTTAGAAGGACATATTGGTAAGCGAAGTGAGTTTGTACGCACTCCTAAATTTAACATCAATACTTTAAAAGATAGTTGGAAAGGAAATAAATATTTAAAAAAGAAACTTTCTTTTAATGTAATTATCGAAGGCGCCTTAATGCTTTATTTTGGATTTGGACTATATAGTGCTTTTGTTGTAGGAGATCAAGGTGGTGATTTTGGATTATTCCCATTTCATTTAATGTTATTCTTCGGATTTGGGTTTGTGTTTTTCAAATCATTAACATCAAAAGTATAATATGCTTTTTGGGAAGTATAGTTTAATTTTCACAAAGCTACATTTCGTTTCTCGTTTAAATCTTTTTGACTTACAAAAAAGATAATTATTTTACTGATACAGCTATGCTTAATAAAGCTTATTTACAACAACATAAGATTCCTTTATTATTTACTATAATTTGTATTTTATTTTATCTAGCATTTGCTTATGATTTGCTAAGAACAGATTATGTAAAATTAATTACGCTTTATTCAGCACTTTTCTTTCTCTTTTACAAACTAGTACAATTTAAACTCGATATTAAATTTTTAATTGGAATTGCTTTCTTATTCCGTTTACTATTTTTAATAGCTATTCCAAACTTATCACAAGATTTCTATCGTTTTATATGGGATGGTCGAATGATACTAGAAGGGTTAAATCCTTATTTACATACTGTCACTTCTTTTATTAGTTCTGGAGAACTTCCTGTTAATCAAGCGCAAGAATTATACAATGGCATGGGAGCTTTAAATGCAGGGCATTATACTAATTACCCTCCAATTAATCAGTTATGTTTTGCAATTGCTGCTTTATTTGCAAGCAAAAGTATTGTTGGTTCTGCTATGGTAATGCGTTTGCTTATTATCGCTGCTGACTTTGGAACACTTTATTTTGGAAAAAAGCTTTTAAAAAAACTAAATATTCCAGTTCATAATATATTTTGGTATATCTTAAATCCGTTTATCATTATTGAGCTTACAGGCAATCTTCACTTTGAAGGAGTAATGATTTTCTTTATTATTTGGAGTTTATATCTCCTTAATTCTGGCAAATGGAAACTTGCCGCAATAGTTTTAGCATTATCCATATCTGTAAAACTTATTCCTCTTATTTTTTTACCGTTATTTTTTCAATGGTTTGTTAAACGTAAAAATATTGTAGTGAATGAAGCAAAGCAATATGTTGAAAAGAGTAGTAGGATTAACACCTCATTAAAAACAACTTCTCGCAATGACATATTTAAAGGAATAACAAAGCTCATTGGTTTTTACACAATAATATTTGGTACTATAGCATTACTTTTTGCACCATTTTTTTCAATACAGTTTATAAACAATTATGCACAAACTGTAGGTCTTTGGTTTCAAAATTTTGAATTTAATGCGAGTATATATTATATAGCTAGAGAAATAGGTTATTTATTTAGGGGGTACAATGAAATAGCTATTATTGGTAAAATATTTCCGATAATAGTATTCTTATATGTATTGTATTTAACTTTCTTTAAAAAGAATACTACAATTACACAACTTATTGCCACAATGCTATTTGCGTTAACCATTTATTTTTTTAATTCAACAACTGTACATCCCTGGTATGTTGCAACACTTTTAATACTATCCGTTTTCACAAATTATAAATTCCCTTTAGTATGGAGTTTTATCATCATTATAAGTTATTTAGCCTATGCAAATGCTGATAATACAGAGAACTTATGGATTATAGCTTTAGAGTATCTTGTTGTATATAGTGTGTTTATTTGGGAAGTTTTTTTCAAGAAACTCCAATTAAGGAATACTTAACACAGCTTCATTTTAATTTTCTTAATTTTAGATTTACTTTTTAAACTTATAAAACATTAAAAATATGAATCTTAATGAAGTATTACTTCCAGAATTTGAACAAGAGATGAATACAACTAAGAATGTTCTTAACGAGCTATCTGACGATTTTTTCTCTTTTCAACCACACGAAAAATCTATGAACACTCAAGAGCTTGCAAATCATATTGCAGAGATTCCAACATGGGTTAATGGTACTCTAGAACAAGAAGAAATGGATTTTGCAACTGCTAATTACACTCCTGCTAACTTTGGATCTAAACAAGAAGTGATCGATTTTTTCGAAAAAAATGTTGAAGCTGCAAAGCAATCTCTACAAAATACGACTAACGAAAAAATGCTGGCAAACTGGTCTCTCAGAAATGGTGATCAAATTTATTTTACAATGCCACGAGCTGCTGTTTTAAGAACTATGGTAATGAGTCATATTGTACATCATAGAGCGCAACTTGGTGTTTATTTACGAATGAATGATGCCAAGGTTCCTGCAAGTTATGGCCGTTCTGCCGATGATATGGGAATGATGTAATAAAAGTGGAAAGTATTCTATATAAAAAATGCCTTATTTAAATCTAAAATAAGGCATTCTTATAAGCAGTTATAACATCTTTAAATTACTTATTTCTAACTCAGTTAAGTGTTTCCAATGTCCTCTCGGAATATCTTTTTTGGTTAAATGACCAATCATTACACAATCTAACTTAATGATATCGTATTTAAAGTGTTCAAAAATAGAACGAATAATAGTATTTCCAGTGTTCTTTATTTTTAATCCTATTTCTTTTTTAGGAGAACCTTCTATATAACTTATTTCTTCAACGGCAATTAGTTTACCATCAATTTTAAATCCCTCCTTTATGGCTTTTAGGTCTTCATATTTTAAATTCTTGTCTAATTCTACATGAAATAAGCGAGCTACTCCATTTTTAGAATTCGTGAATTTTTCAACAATAACCTCATCATTTGTAAAAAGTAAAAGTCCTGTTGAGTTTCTACCCAACCTACCAATGGGTTTTATTCTAGATGATGTTGCATTAGCAACCAGATCCATTACTGTTTTTCCTTTACTTTCACTAGTAGTTGTTGCAAACCCTTTAGGTTTATTAAGTAACACATAAGCTTTTTTTTCTGGAGAGATTCTAGAACCATCAAATCTAACCTCATCACCTATCTTTACTTTATAGCCCATTTCAGTTACTACTTTACCATTAATAGTAACGCTTCCTATAGAGATATGCATATCTGCATCGCGACGTGAACAAATACCTGAATTCGCAATATATTTATTTAACCTAATCTCATTAGGGTTTGACGTAGGTTTAGAGGTCGTTTTTTTCTTTACAGGTTCCTGTCTTCTTTTCGTATAACTTTTAGCTGGATTAGATTTACCAATACGCGCTGAAGCTTTTTCTTTTCCCTTGTTTCCCCGTTGCTTACTCATTACTTAATTTTTTGCAAAGGTAAAACAATCCTTTACATTAGCTATTATATTCTACAGTAGATTGTCGGTCTCTATTTACGGTAAGTTTTGTAACGTCTGGTCTTGAGTAATGACCTACAGCATCAAAATTTTGACGTTCTTCATACACACGATTAAAATCTATTTCTTGAATAATTAAACCATCTTTATGTAATACAGGCTCAATAATCCATTCACCATCTGGTCCTGCAATACAACTACCTCCATTTGCTAAAACATCTGGTGCTTTTTCTAAAATCTTATCTAAATGAGGTGTATCTTGAGGGAAATCTTCTTTTTTCATTAAACTCGATACTGAAACTACAAAAGAACGAGATTCTCTTGCAATAAAACGTGTAATATCTTTTGTATTGTGATCACTTCCAGGCCATACTGCTATATGTAAATTTTCGCCTAAACCATACAAGGCTGTTCTAGGTAGTGGCATCCAATTCTCCCAACAGTTTAATCCACCAACTGTGAACTCTTTAAGCGAATGTACTTGTAACCCATTACCATCACCAGGTGCCCAAGTTAAACGTTCGTCATATGTTGGTTGTAGTTTACGATGTACAGATTTAATTTCACCTTCTTGATTAATATATACTAAAGATGCATATAAACTATGCCCTCCTCTATTTTTAGCACGTTCTATAATTCCTAAATAAATAGCAATATTATTAGCTTTGGCCAATTTACATATAGTATCTAATTCTCCCGCTTCAATTTGAATTGAGTTTCTTGTATAATGTGCATGTAATTCTTTAACAACATCTTTATTCCATTCTGCACCTCCAGTTAAAGCTAACCAAAAAGGATATCCTGGAAGTAATCCTTCTCCAAAAACAATAAGTTCGCAATTTTCTTTAGCAGCATCTAAAATTGAACTTTCAATTTTTTTAAGTGTTTCGCCTTTATTTAACCACACTGGTGCTATTTGAGCCATTGCAATTTTTAAAATATTTTCCATTTTATAAAATTCGTTTTAAAACTATATCTATATCTATTAACAATATACTAAACACTCCCAAAACAATAATAAACTTAAGTATATTATGAAGTATAAGGTAATGTGTTTTTGTTTTTGATTTCCACAACAATATTAAAAATATTATTAGTAATAATACACTTAAATAAAAGAAATAATACATCTCTCCTATCTCAAACTTTGTCACTAATAAAAATATTGGTACTAATGTAAACAGCACTAATATTGTAAGCATTATTTTTGAAATTTCTTCGCCATAAACAATAGGAATAGTTTTATACCCCAGAGCTAAATCGCCTTTTATATTTTCTAGATCTTTAGTAAGTTCTCGCATTGCAATAATTAAAAATAAAAATGTAGCATGAACGAAAATAACTTTGTCGAAATTCTTGTAATACACAAAGACT is from Flavobacteriaceae bacterium and encodes:
- a CDS encoding glycosyltransferase family 2 protein, producing the protein MTLIKVIIPAFNEADSIVNVINDIPDTVDEIVVVNNNSTDNTEGEAIKAGATVIKEPNRGYGYACLKGLEYIANSDKTPDIIVFLDGDYSDYPEQLIEIVNPIITNDIDFVIGARVKRLRESGSMTPQQVFGNWLATFLMKIMFRAKFTDLGPFRAIKYDKLLALDMQDETYGWTVEMQLKALKQKLSYIEIPVKYKRRIGVSKVSGTVKGTIFAGFKILSWIFKYSFK
- a CDS encoding glycosyltransferase; translation: MILETIIILIYSTALILIFMYALAQLNLLFNYITAQKKDTKCEQFNLKNKNEIPYVTIQLPVYNELYVMDRLLDNIAKIKYPKDKLEIQVLDDSTDESIQTTAKRIKELQITGLDIQHIRRENRVGFKAGALKEGLTTAKGEFIAIFDADFLPKEDWLECTIPYFKDSEIGVVQTRWGHINRNYSTLTKVQAFALDAHFTLEQVGRNSKGHFINFNGTAGVWRKECIIDAGNWEGDTLTEDLDLSYRAQLKNWKFKYLENVETPAELPVVISAARSQQFRWNKGGAENFRKMLWKVLQSKNISFKSKVHGILHLLNSTMFLSILIVAILSIPMLYIKNEYAHLKTYFIVMSFFVISTLIFFICYWFMYKSIYGSGIKNFAKYVGTFFTFFSIAMGFSLHNSIAVLEGHIGKRSEFVRTPKFNINTLKDSWKGNKYLKKKLSFNVIIEGALMLYFGFGLYSAFVVGDQGGDFGLFPFHLMLFFGFGFVFFKSLTSKV
- a CDS encoding mannosyltransferase, which produces MLNKAYLQQHKIPLLFTIICILFYLAFAYDLLRTDYVKLITLYSALFFLFYKLVQFKLDIKFLIGIAFLFRLLFLIAIPNLSQDFYRFIWDGRMILEGLNPYLHTVTSFISSGELPVNQAQELYNGMGALNAGHYTNYPPINQLCFAIAALFASKSIVGSAMVMRLLIIAADFGTLYFGKKLLKKLNIPVHNIFWYILNPFIIIELTGNLHFEGVMIFFIIWSLYLLNSGKWKLAAIVLALSISVKLIPLIFLPLFFQWFVKRKNIVVNEAKQYVEKSSRINTSLKTTSRNDIFKGITKLIGFYTIIFGTIALLFAPFFSIQFINNYAQTVGLWFQNFEFNASIYYIAREIGYLFRGYNEIAIIGKIFPIIVFLYVLYLTFFKKNTTITQLIATMLFALTIYFFNSTTVHPWYVATLLILSVFTNYKFPLVWSFIIIISYLAYANADNTENLWIIALEYLVVYSVFIWEVFFKKLQLRNT
- a CDS encoding DinB family protein; this encodes MNLNEVLLPEFEQEMNTTKNVLNELSDDFFSFQPHEKSMNTQELANHIAEIPTWVNGTLEQEEMDFATANYTPANFGSKQEVIDFFEKNVEAAKQSLQNTTNEKMLANWSLRNGDQIYFTMPRAAVLRTMVMSHIVHHRAQLGVYLRMNDAKVPASYGRSADDMGMM
- a CDS encoding rRNA pseudouridine synthase, coding for MSKQRGNKGKEKASARIGKSNPAKSYTKRRQEPVKKKTTSKPTSNPNEIRLNKYIANSGICSRRDADMHISIGSVTINGKVVTEMGYKVKIGDEVRFDGSRISPEKKAYVLLNKPKGFATTTSESKGKTVMDLVANATSSRIKPIGRLGRNSTGLLLFTNDEVIVEKFTNSKNGVARLFHVELDKNLKYEDLKAIKEGFKIDGKLIAVEEISYIEGSPKKEIGLKIKNTGNTIIRSIFEHFKYDIIKLDCVMIGHLTKKDIPRGHWKHLTELEISNLKML
- a CDS encoding carbon-nitrogen hydrolase family protein, coding for MENILKIAMAQIAPVWLNKGETLKKIESSILDAAKENCELIVFGEGLLPGYPFWLALTGGAEWNKDVVKELHAHYTRNSIQIEAGELDTICKLAKANNIAIYLGIIERAKNRGGHSLYASLVYINQEGEIKSVHRKLQPTYDERLTWAPGDGNGLQVHSLKEFTVGGLNCWENWMPLPRTALYGLGENLHIAVWPGSDHNTKDITRFIARESRSFVVSVSSLMKKEDFPQDTPHLDKILEKAPDVLANGGSCIAGPDGEWIIEPVLHKDGLIIQEIDFNRVYEERQNFDAVGHYSRPDVTKLTVNRDRQSTVEYNS